The Virgibacillus sp. MSP4-1 genome has a segment encoding these proteins:
- a CDS encoding universal stress protein codes for MQNKYKTILVAVDGSEESDQAFYKAMEISRTNQAELIVTHVIDTTSYSMFHYPFTHIKELEDFGKNLLEDYQTTAKENGMDNIRVHLDDGSPKIKIPKTIAPKLDADLIICGARGHNAVERLLIGSVSENITRYAKVDVLVVRP; via the coding sequence ATAAGTACAAAACCATTTTGGTAGCTGTCGATGGTTCAGAAGAGTCGGATCAAGCATTTTATAAAGCTATGGAAATTTCAAGAACGAATCAGGCAGAATTAATTGTCACCCATGTTATCGACACAACCTCTTATAGTATGTTTCATTATCCGTTCACCCACATCAAGGAGCTTGAAGATTTCGGAAAGAATTTACTTGAAGACTACCAGACCACTGCAAAGGAGAATGGAATGGATAATATAAGAGTACATTTAGATGATGGATCTCCAAAGATTAAAATTCCCAAAACCATTGCACCTAAACTGGACGCTGACCTAATCATTTGTGGAGCAAGGGGACATAATGCTGTTGAGCGGTTATTAATCGGCAGTGTTTCAGAAAACATTACCCGATACGCTAAAGTGGATGTTTTAGTGGTAAGGCCCTAA